Genomic DNA from Carettochelys insculpta isolate YL-2023 chromosome 15, ASM3395843v1, whole genome shotgun sequence:
ttgtaacacagcgcagtcaagcagcactttaaagacgagcaaaacagtttattaggtgagctttcgtgggacagacccacttcttcagactaaagaATTCATGTcaccagccacagccagaaggaaACAGCCTCACAGCCCTTTCGAACCATGGCCTGAGCCGTGGTGGCCCGGCCTGCCTCCAACACACCAGCCTTTGTGCTGATAACGGATGGCCAGGCTGAAAGAAATCCCTCTGCACCCCTCTGGCTCGTGAGCCCCAGGCAGCTGAGTCCACTTGTGTCGTCTGTGCCATGCTAGCTGTGCCACATGCTTGCTCTGCCCGCTGCTGAGTCCAAAGTCTGAGGGTGCCCCTCCAGCCCTATAACTATCACTTAGCAGCTCTGGAGTGTTTTCCCCCCTGTACCATAGAATGGAGCGCTGTGTAGTTTATCCCCATGTGTAAAGCATGTTTGTTGTGTGTGTAGCTTTGTCTGTCCAAAACACATCAGACCATTACTCAACGTTAAATATTAGCCGCAGCCAGTGCTAGCTCTCCAGCTGCACATCACAAAGGAGAGCGTTTTACAGGTGAGGAAACTCAGGCAGCCAGAAGGGAAGGTCCCCCAGCAGGCAAGGGGCACCCGCAGGGacagaacccagctctcctgagtcccCCAGTGCTCTGTGCACTAGGCCACACTGCTAATCTGAACGACACCAGCTGCTGCCATGACTTTTTATTGAAAGTGAACATAGTGCGAGTCTAGGGGTTGGGCTTTGAGCTGGGGACACACCATGGACAgctccagggcagcagctggccagaCCCCCCAGCATGGTCCCCAGCTCTAGGCAAGAGGGTAGCTGAGTCTCCAGGGCTCATGTAGTCCTTGGCGTCTCGACCGAGATAGCTGATCAGGACACAAGGGGGAGCCGGTTGTGATGATGTTTTCAGGGTGTAGACAAGTGTTTGCTGGTCCTGCTCTCAAGCCAAGAGGCCACCAAACCGCTGTCCAGTCGGCCTGGAGCTCTTCGTTTGCTTGGGTGAGCAGCACTGGGTCCGACCTAGAGAAGGGCTGAGTCCTTTCTCCCTGCTCTGAGGAGCACTCTTCTCAACCTGCAGccactgttccctctaaccttCTCCATCCACATGCACAATAATACCTCTGGGCCCTGAGGCACATGCCAAAGTGCACCGCCCGTAAAACAAAAACCtacctgtgggtgctcagctagtCAGCTGAGTGGCACTGGGACCTCTCCGGAGCCGCCGCCCAGTGCCtagctcacagggaacgctgcccacAAGCCCTCCTGGCTTCTAGCACAGCACAGAATCATAGCACTGCCAGGGACCCCAAGAGGCTTCCTAGCCCCCGTTCgctgcacccacagcaggactAGACCAGTGTATGCTGCAGATCAGTGTGAATTTAAGGGCAACCCAGgatctccctgccccttccctgagaccccatccccttcccagaGCCTCCCAACTCCATCCGCCCGCCCTCACTTGCTgtctcccacccttcccccccttGCACCTGAATGgcagcaggagggtggggagcaggaggagaagagagctgctggctctgggtgggagtttgggtgcagggggtgctccaggctgggcagaTGCTTGGGGTATAGGAGAGGGGGAGGGCTGtgtgctctgggagggagtttgggtgctggccTAGGGCTGGCACAGGTggtagaggttcagcctgcagccACATGCTACAGGGGCCCACATGGTGCTTCAGGCACCCTCTATCCTTCCATCCATCctccccccctacacacacacacactacactgAACCTCGGGGAGCGCCAGGGGCTGCCGCTTTCCCAGGCTCCAGGGCATCACCAGCGGCTGCCACTTTCATGGGCTCTGGGGAatcaccagtggctgctgctttcccaggctctgggggatcgctggcagctgatgcctccttcctggctcccctgggcttggatGAGCTGCCTTTCTCCCTGTATacccctgtcctgtatttgggacagggagatatggtggccCTAGGCCAGGCAGCCAGGAACAGCCTCCCTGAGGGTCCCAATTGACTGGTAGTGGCACCAGGACCTACCAGTGGATCGCAGCAAGTGGGTTGGTGACCGTTGATCTCTAGAGCATGCCTGACAGCTTTTGTCAAACccgttcttaaaaatctccagtgctggagatgccacaccctccctaggcaatttattccagtgctcatcTGCCCCGACAGTTAAGAatcttcttcctaatgtccaacctaaaccttccttgatgcaatttaagcccattgctccttgtctgatcctcagaggttaagaagaactatttttctccctcttccttgtaaccttttatgtacttgaagctgttatgtcccttctcttctccagcttaaaaacaaatcaaaagtttggttttttttttcaatctaccCTCTTAGctcatttttgttcctcttcacTGCACTtgcttcaatttgtccacatccttcctgaaatgtggcacccactgctggagccaacactccagggctacatctacacgtgcacgctacatcgaaatagcttatttcaatgtagcgacatcgaaatagtctatttcgatgaataacgtctacacgtcctccagggctggcaacgtcaacgttcaacttcaacgttgggcagcaccacatcaaaataggtgctgcgagggaacgtctacacgccaaagtagcacacatcgaaataagggtgccaggcacagctgcagacagggtcacagggcggactcaacaacaagccgctcccttagaggagcccctcccagacacagttgcactaaacaacacaagatccacagagccgacaactggttgcagaccctgtgcctgcagcatggatccccagctgccgcagcagcagccagaagccctggctaagggctgctgcacacggtgaccatagagccccgcaggggttggagagaaagcgtctctcaacccctcagctgatggccgccatggcggaccccgctatttcgatgttgtgggacgcggatcgtctacacgtgccctacttcgacgttcaacttcgaagtagggcgctattcccatcccctcatgggattagcgacttcaacatctcgccgcctaacgtcgatttcaacattgaaatagcgcccaacacatgtagccgtgacgggtgctattttgaagttggcaccgctacttcgaagtagcatgcatgtgtagacgcggctcagggGTGGCTTAGCCAGTGCAAAGTAGAGCCAAAGAATGAGTTCTTAGACCCTGCTTACAAGacttctgctaatacatcccagggtgatgtttgccttttttcccaATGTTACACTCTTGATTCATACTGAGAATCAAGGCCCCCTTCTGCAGTACCCATTGCtacacagtcatttcccattttgagtAGGTTCGACTGATCGTACCTTcctgagtggagcactttgccttGGTCCTTGTTaaatttcatcctctttaccacagaccatttctccagtttgtccagatcattctgaattatgaccctaccctccacAGCAGTTGCAGCCCACCTGGCTTGGTATCATCCATCCACTTTATGCACGTACTGCCAATGCTGCTATGGCACAGAGTCAGACCGAGAGCTGATCACCTGGACCCACACCTGATACCCTCTTCTAGCACTACTGTGAACTACTGGTAACTACTCCCTGGGAGTGAttacccagccagttatgcaaCAACCTTAAGGTAGCTCTCCAGCTAGGCTGCATGTCCCTAGTTTGTTGATGAGGTCACACAAGACGGTAAGAAAAACCTCACTAAAGTCCAGGTACAGGAGACCCTCGCCATCCACAGTTTTACGTctttgtgagttcagtcctggcCCCAAGGTCTGCCCTTCCTGCCACTACCCCATCCTCTCCTGCTTCACCATACCTCATTCcccaagggactcagccaggggGCTTACCAAGACGTGTTTGCTCTGGGGCGGCAACAGCAGTCGGGTCCCCCGGTCTCACTGCAGCGGCAGGAGCTATGGGGACATGGAGCACTTGGCAGGCTCGCCCGCTCGGCTTCTCCCACCCATGTTCTTGGATTTTACCGTTTGAGGTGGTCTTGGAAACGTACTCACAGCGAATGGCCATGGTCTCctgtataccacatctaccacttccctccACCCACAAGGCCTGTCGCTTGTCAGAGAGAACTGTTCCATTGGTGTCACGTGATTTGGTCTGGCCAAATCCCGGCTGTTACTTATCAGCTTCTAGGTGCTTGCAAATTGATTATTCACCTGTTTGTGTCGTTATCTTTCTGGGTATTGGCATTAAGCTGACCAGATTATGATTTTCTGGGTTATCCTTACATCTAGATTGGCACTGTAattgtccttttccagtcctttggcatctctcctgtcttccctgacttttcaaagataactgcTAATGGCTCTGATGGTACAGACAAACAAAACCACAACCCCACACCTTCATGCATAACacaaaagtctctctctctctctctctctctctctcacacacacacacacacccccacacacacacacacaaatttcccTGTGCAAAATTCTAGGTCAGTAGCTTTTGTTCTTTCTGGTCTCAGTCCAGTAGGGCCTCTTCATTTCCATGCCAGCGCATCCTCCAGCTTTGCTCATTGCATGCCAGACCTCTGTGGGGAGACAGGGTGGGTAGGGGAATGGACTGCTCATTCCTGAACATTGCTTCTGCCACTAGGTTTGCTGCATTGGTAGAGACCAAGCAGGCATGCTCCAATGCCCTGCCTCCTGGGTGGGAACCATCACGAGGTAGCTGGAGGGCACGTAGCCTCGTTGTCCATTTACTTCCACCAGGCTCCATTCCTTGCTTCCCTTCTTATCATGAGCTTCCAGCACTGTCActggctgccctgcctgcagACTGACCTCATGGGGGCTCCTGGCGGTGAACGCATAACCTGCAACCACCTGGAAAAGGCAAGGCAATAGGTGGAGAAAACACTCATTGGAGAGGAGATCCAAAGGGGAGCAAGACATGGGGGCTCAAGTGGAGATGAATGAAAGAGTCCCACTCACGTAGGCCTTGTCAGTTCAGAGAGGTGCGTGCTGCACACCGGGGCGTGGGTGTGGATGCTCCGCGGTGTGGACTTTCAGGAGCTCAGGCTGCCTGATTGCTTCTGAATTCAAGGAGTTAGTTGCTCTTGTGCCCTGGGCCCCACTCTCTGAGTGATGAGACAGGTGCAGTTTCATGCTGCACCCAGGGTTTACAAAGGGACCGAGAAAGATATCGAACCAGAAAGGCATCTCTACTCATAAGTGCCCAGGGCTAATCACTCCTCATATTGCTGAGCATCTCCTGATCACTGCAGGAGTCAGGAAGGGCTttgcctctggccccagcactgtACCAGTCAGTTACACAGGGGAGGAGTCCCTTTCCTCTGGCACAGACAGAAGCCACACTAGACAAGCCATGGATCCAGTTTGCactgcccattcccagctccctggaagTAGCTACCTGCCTGGCCAGGTGTGTTGTGTGAATGTGTCTGTATGTGCACCCTCCAGTCCTCTGTAGTATGTGTGCAGGTATCGGGTGTGGCCAGGCAGCTGTAGGGGTGCAGTGACTGAACAAAGGCAGGTcctgcagccagtgttccctctattttattccatccatgtgtggaataatggTTGTTACGCACGCCAaggcttgtgcagatgtgcaccaccatagaaacacaggctgctggctgtgggtgctctgctaaccagctggcaACACCTgagtttctcctgggtggccacaaaagtgctcagcttacacgaAATCCTGCTCTGCACTCACCTGGAAAGCCGGAGGGGTGATGAGGACCTGTGGACTGGGCCTTTCGGGTAAGGTGTAAGAATGCCGTCTCTTCTCCACCCCAGCATCTGGGGCCAGCATCTCCACCCTGGGCTTTTGACTTTGGACCATGTGATACGGTTGGAGTTTCCCAGCCAGGACGTAGCCTCGGTGACCTAAAGGACACACAGGTttgctcaggctggcagcagtTCTCTGCCACCAGTGGCATGTTCTCTGGCAGATGGATTTGCGCacaggaaaggaggaagggatgtGACTCTGGTGTGAGactgcacagccctgccagtgaaCTTCTTTGCTATTCGGCCACATGGCCCCACCATGAAGAATTGCAAAGGGACCCTGAGATCTTGCTGAGGGCATTTATACCACAAATGCTCCCTAGGGAACGAGAGGGCAAACCCTGAGCGCTTGGGGCAATGGGCTTTGAGTGCAGACATATTAGAACTGGTCCATAATGGGGGTGGGTCTGGCAGAACCAGGGAACGGTCACATCCACCTCCTGTTTCACCCAAGCCCAGGAAGTTCGGGCTGGTTGAGATAAATGGTTCTGCTTCAGGCCAGTCTCCAAAAGACACTCGGAACTGAATTCACAACCTTCTGCTCTCTCAGTACGGCCAGCTCTGCCTCCTGAGTTCCACCAGCAAAGCTCTGAGGTCATCCTTGCACAAGtgggcagtctctctctctcccctcgcacgcacatgcacacacacacagtgagcaGTCCCTGCTTCCCCAGAAATTCCCAGATGGATGCCTCCCCTGGGACGTTTCACCAACACACTTTCTCAGACCATAGTTCTCCCACCTGTTTTTCATGGCAGCATGAAAGACCCTTAAGGTGCCCGTAGTCCTTATGAGTACCTCCAGCATCCACCAGCCATCTGTTACTGTTCCCCTTGGTGTCCATGCCCTGCAGGAGTGCCACAGTCTGACCCCTCTGCAGGGTCAGGTCCAGATCTCTGCTGCCACTGATGTTGCTTGTCACCTGGTAGAGCTTGTCTGGGCCATGTTTGCTGACAAGTGACAGGACCCTGCGCTCCTCAGCAGGACTCAGCGGCTAATGGGGAGTAAGACACAGGGAGAACTGAGCCAGGAAATGTTTCCACAGGAGATCTTTCCACCCGAGCATGTTTTCTTTCTGAGTGATGGGGGTTATGGCGTgagtggcagcagaggcaggagctcCTGCAGTTGCAGAAATATCTGATCAGCTTTGGGGCAAGAAGCTGGGCCTCCACAGCTAAGCAGCCCCATGCTGTTGTCGTCTGGGGTGGAGGATTCCCTGTCCCATCACAGTTACCAGCAAACCATTGTCAAGGTGTCAAAGCTGGTATCACAGCTGCAGCAAAATCCTTTGCCCGGCAACTAGCTGTtcccaacctcccttacttcccAAGGAGGTGTTCTCCTACCCACAGAGAACGGACAGGAGGAGgtacctgcctcctccccactcctaCCTGTACCACAGGGCTTGGCATGACCTTCTCAAAGTGCTGGCAGAAGGAGTTCAGCTGAGCACCAGACTGGCTTAACGTGTCCTTCACCATCTTCCAGAAAGTAGGCAGGGGCATGTAGCTATGCGGCAGCTGTGGAGAGAGAGGCTGATGAGAGAGAGCCTTGAGAGGGGCTCTGCAGAGACACTGCCCTGGGCAGGCTGTAAGGAAGAGCAGGACGAGGAGACGAAAGGGAAGCAGAAACCAGAAAAGGTGTAGCACGTGTACAGAGAACCGAGCAATCCGTCCGGTCCCCCTCACCAGTAAAGATGCTCCCCTCTGAGTCTGAATCCCAGCCTCTCCCCATGTGTGCGATggtcagagctgtcccatccacaggaGGAGGTCGGGTGGTCCACGGACGGGatgggggaggattacctggggcagcagcGGAGAGTCACCTCATCACTGGTGTGAGCGGCAGCCAGTTCCTCCCCGCCACGGCCCcccggcctgctgagccccacttctctgagcAGCGGGAAGTGGCCTCCACTCCCAGCCGCCCGCGGAGAAGCAGGGCtccgggggctgggagggcacaggGTGGCggagaggagcaggctgccactcgcACCGCACGGTGAgtgcagaaggggctgaggggaggtgaccctctgctgccaccaccgcAGGCTGACCCAGGTAATCCCCAGGCCCCATTGCCtgagggaaggaggaaaaggccagggtgtgggcagagcaggggaggggcagggcctgtggcacaTGGGGGGGTTGCCTGGAGCCCCACAAGCAGGGCACGGGGGCGGGTTGCCTTGGCCTGCCCCTCAGCATGGCCCTGGCAGCGGTGAGCAACCTGTGTCCCACGGCCCCCTGGCTGACCCCTTTTCCCATCCACCTCGGGTGTACCAGGGCACCGGAACCCCACACTTACCCGCTGCTCCCCGGCCCTCCCAGCGCTCTCAGAGGGGCTGTGAGCCACCAGATCCgtgctctgtccctgccccctcccccagagccggaACGACAcacatcagctgctggcagcttcccagcgctggggcggggaggggaggcaggagcaagTGAATGTGGGGCTCCAGCGCACAAGAGGCacgcgggggaggggaggcgcaCAGGGGAgctgtgggcgtgcaggtggcaccccagtgggccatgggctgctgcgccccccacccccggaggtgaagaagggccactcgTGTGCCCCGCCCACCATTccaggttgcccatccctgccgcAGGGCTCCAAGGAGATGAGGAAACTTCTGGCTTGAGCAGACTATCTCCACAGGGCAGGAGTCATCCTCTTGCTCTGCATTGGTACAGAGCCTAGCGCAGAAGGGCCAGGTCTAGAATTGGGACTCTTGGCATTACCACAATAGTAACCCTCAGCAAGCCATGCGGCACTCCCCAAGGCCGGGCGAGGCCTCCCTAGCACTCTCGCAGAGGCAACTCCAGCCCACCCACAGGTGGAGGGGGACAGACACCGGCACGTAAATATGCGGCCAGAGCGGGTAGCTTagtgcagctgcttctggagAGCCAGGGTGGGAAGAAAGACCCTGCTAGCAAACGATAAAACTCTCCTGGTGCCACTCCCCACCTCACgcctgcagggctgggtggtgTGGGCTGTCTGCAGAGACCAAGAACAAGAGCCTCTAACTCACGGGCTACCTCAGGATACACCCAGGGATCCCCTTTACCTGGGCCAGCTCAATCTctgcctcctggagcaccagcttaGCCAAGTCCCTCTGAAGGGCCACAAACGAGCACAGTATCTGTCCCAGCCACTTCATGGCCACCTGGTTGAATGTGGGAAGCTCGGACAGCAGTAGGGTATTGATGGCGAAGTAGGTATTCACGATGGCCTCCTCGTCGTACGTCACATTGCCCGTCTCACTTTTCTTCTCCTCGATCTCTTCGTAGTCCAGCAGCTTGTCCAGGCGCTTCCTGATTAGCCGCTGGGGTCCCTTCAGAGTCTCTGACAAGCTGCAGAGTGGCTGGtagaccagctggcccagccgcCTTACCTGTTGGAGGGAAACCAGAAGCACCCCTGTGAAATCCTGTTGTCCCCAGATCTGCCAGGCAagcagcacagagccccagccgGAAGCTCCGACATAGCATGGAGGATCTTTGCAATCCATGCTCTCCAGGCCTGTCACAGAGGGACATGTTGGTGCCccagtctcctgtgtggctggTGGCCATGAGAAATGGGAATTCTCAAGCCAGCAGAGAGCAACTTCTACATGTAAGGGGAGCTTCCACTATGCTCACCAAGGAGACCATCTGCTACAGACCCCAGGCAGCTCCCTTTACGATCCCACTTGGCACCAGGTGCCACACATGGTTCGTATCTTCTCAGACGTCTTTGCACCCATAGGCAGAAGAAACAGGTGTCCTCTTGCGATTTATTAGGACACTAagagccacccacccactgcattctgagccagggaacctgcagctgggagcagaaagGGGAAGACGCACCCAGAGCAGACTTCAGAGACCCTAGCAATACGCAGGCATCATGGGATGACACAGGCAGGGTGCGAGTGGGGTGGGGAAACATCTGTAAAGAGGTGCCCAAGTTCTGACTAGGGCGTTAGGGCCTCCCAGAGGTGGTGGGAGATCTGGAGCTGGAGCTGAAGCATGCGATGGACTTCCCTGTGGAACATGGTTCAGGAGGCACTCAAATGGCCTTTGTTATTGCCTCTCCCATAGGCTTCTCTTCCGATGCAGCCCTGCCCTCACTGCTAGCCGTAAGCTAACTAGaacagccctggggtggagcacTGAAGGCTCCCTACCCACCCCGATGTAAGATCCTTGGCACTCACAAACTCTGGGAAGATGGTGCGATGGAGCGTTTCTGCCAGGCGGCGATAGTGCTGGGCagctccctcctccagctccaacTCACGCTCATGTGGCTTGGAAAGGAGGAAAACCTGGAGAGGGTTAAAAAGGGGCTGAGAACACCAGAACTGCCCACACACGTTCAAACCCAGCAGATGCTGCGGGCTGTGCAGCCTTCTCTGGAAGCGGGTTCAGAATGTGACCTACCCTGTTCTGACAGTCATATGTAAACGCCAGacttcccaccccttccacccaaaatTCCCATCCTCTTTTCTTTGAGGGCAAAACCCGCAGCAGCTGTCCCCCATCCCACTGTGCCCAGCCAGTGCACTCAGGAGATGCATCTCGGCCTGGCATCTCCAAGTCACTCTAAAATACCAAAGCAGCCTTTGTAGATGAGAGCTCCAAGCAACTCTCTGGCAGCAAGGCAGTTTGGGTACGCAGTGCATAGGAGTGGCAGCCAGACTAGGAGAAGCCAGGTGCAAGAGCCGCTGTGCGCTATCAAGCAGATGCCTGCAGTCCAGAGATCACAAGACAACCTAACCTAGTCCTGGTCTGGGATCTGGTTGTCAggtttccagggctgctgcactcttgATTCGGGCACTTTGGTACTCCCTGGCCTGCAGcgtctggagctctggccacacgGCTACCAGGAACACTCATGCAACACAGAGGACTTAGCCAGCGCTTGCTGGGGAGGGCTTAGACTGGTGGGCTCATGCGAATGGAGGGGAACTGGTACACAACTGTCCCATACAGTGACAGCCTGAGCCTCTAGGggctttaggctacgtctacacgtgaagccaacatcgaaatagcttatttcgatgtagcaacatcgaaataggctatttcgatgaataacttctacacgtcctccagggctggcaacgtcgatgttcaacttcgacgttgcgtggcaccacatcgaaataggcgctgcgagggaacgtctacacaccaaagtagcacacattgaaataagggtgccaggcacagctgcagacagagtcacagggtggactcaacagcaagccgctcccttaaagggcccctcccagacacagttgcactaaacaacacaagatccacagagccgacaactggttgcagaccctgtgcctgcagcatggatccccagctgccgcagcagcagccagaagccctgggctaagggctgctgcccacggtgaccatagagccccgcaggggctggagagagagcatctctcaaccccccagctgatggccgccatggaggacctggcaatttcgacgttgcaggacgcggttcgtctacacggtccctacttcgacgttgaacgtcgaagtagggcgctattccgatcccctcatgaggttagcgacttcgacgtctcaccgcctaacgtcgaagttaacttcgaaatagcgccagacgcgtgtagccgtgacgggcgctatttcgaagttagtgccgctacttcaaagtagcgtgcacgtgtagacacagctctagtttGACATCTCCTCTCTGTCACAGGCAGCCGCCCTCCCAAAGCAGAGGACCACTGCTGCCCTTCAAAGGCACCATTCAGCCCTAAGCGGGGAACCCAACCCATAACACTCTGGTGTGGCCCAGCGaggagagcagccccagccccagccacaaggACCCCCGCCTGAGGGCAGCTGCTGAGCTAACTAGAGCTCTGGGCTCGCCACCTGGATGGGTCCCTTCCACTTCATAGACGTGCTCGCTAGGCCACAAAGTCTGTGAGCCATGTACCATTCCTAGCAGGGCTGCTGTGAAGTCCTGGCcaagggggctgctgggctcaGACTgggctcctcctctcccccaccctcaccagagGAGGTTGGCAATAGGTGAAGTAGAAGTAGGCGgcaccctgggctgcagtgatcatgagatggtggatttcaggagcCTGCCAAAAGGAACAAAGATGAGCAGTAAAACATCCTGAGCTtcggaagagcagactttgactccctcagagagctgatgggcaggatcccctgggaaattaatacgaaggggaaaggagtccaggagaactggcagtattttaaaggagc
This window encodes:
- the ARHGEF37 gene encoding rho guanine nucleotide exchange factor 37 isoform X1, which encodes MASTSPDELPAKEPPGAECPIYKEMTCLDKMELNRKLAVEELITTEASYVHTIELCVSDIRIHLRHKQLPDVDLEGLFSNIDDILHVSKHFLMGLEATMHRESEQLLLIGALFQEFKEEMESIYKVYCASYEQALLLLESYKKDPRLQQEIVETLNTTVPHTGASDLSFFLVMPVQRVTKYPLLLQKILENTSASDKAYFALQSAASAMLEINTNINEYKRRKEVAVKYTKGEQLTLRELLGRLNKHSIAKKTTRLSRLFMHEAGIVPKIEDKEFDQLEEKFQALASCVTELKENVASYLSNLQVFLLSKPHERELELEEGAAQHYRRLAETLHRTIFPEFVRRLGQLVYQPLCSLSETLKGPQRLIRKRLDKLLDYEEIEEKKSETGNVTYDEEAIVNTYFAINTLLLSELPTFNQVAMKWLGQILCSFVALQRDLAKLVLQEAEIELAQLPHSYMPLPTFWKMVKDTLSQSGAQLNSFCQHFEKVMPSPVVQPLSPAEERRVLSLVSKHGPDKLYQVTSNISGSRDLDLTLQRGQTVALLQGMDTKGNSNRWLVDAGGHRGYVLAGKLQPYHMVQSQKPRVEMLAPDAGVEKRRHSYTLPERPSPQVLITPPAFQVVAGYAFTARSPHEVSLQAGQPVTVLEAHDKKGSKEWSLVEVNGQRGYVPSSYLVMVPTQEAGHWSMPAWSLPMQQT
- the ARHGEF37 gene encoding rho guanine nucleotide exchange factor 37 isoform X2, with product MASTSPDELPAKEPPGAECPIYKEMTCLDKMELNRKLAVEELITTEASYVHTIELCVSDIRIHLRHKQLPDVDLEGLFSNIDDILHVSKHFLMGLEATMHRESEQLLLIGALFQEFKEEMESIYKVYCASYEQALLLLESYKKDPRLQQEIVETLNTTVPHTGASDLSFFLVMPVQRVTKYPLLLQKILENTSASDKAYFALQSAASAMLEINTNINEYKRRKEVAVKYTKGEQLTLRELLGRLNKHSIAKKTTRLSRLFMHEAGIVPKIEDKEFDQLEEKFQALASCVTELKENVASYLSNLQVFLLSKPHERELELEEGAAQHYRRLAETLHRTIFPEFVRRLGQLVYQPLCSLSETLKGPQRLIRKRLDKLLDYEEIEEKKSETGNVTYDEEAIVNTYFAINTLLLSELPTFNQVAMKWLGQILCSFVALQRDLAKLVLQEAEIELAQLPHSYMPLPTFWKMVKDTLSQSGAQLNSFCQHFEKVMPSPVVQPLSPAEERRVLSLVSKHGPDKLYQVTSNISGSRDLDLTLQRGQTVALLQGMDTKGNSNRWLVDAGGTHKDYGHLKGLSCCHEKQVTEATSWLGNSNRITWSKVKSPGWRCWPQMLGWRRDGILTPYPKGPVHRSSSPLRLSRWLQVMRSPPGAPMRSVCRQGSQ